One Jannaschia sp. GRR-S6-38 genomic window carries:
- a CDS encoding Phasin, which produces MAKTQDFTKYMNDMLGMMPMDAHAMGEAFKSQAAYAEKLSKVALGAAEQSAEITHKFTRETLSKMAPVTSVKDEPADYTKAMTDFASAYAEVAAENMAAFAEVAKKVQMDTVEIMMAAGKEAQEDATAAVKKATAETTAATKKAAAK; this is translated from the coding sequence ATGGCCAAGACGCAAGACTTCACCAAGTACATGAACGACATGCTGGGCATGATGCCGATGGATGCGCACGCGATGGGCGAAGCGTTCAAGAGCCAGGCTGCCTATGCCGAGAAGCTGTCGAAGGTTGCCCTGGGCGCCGCCGAGCAGTCGGCCGAGATCACCCACAAGTTCACCCGCGAGACCCTGTCGAAGATGGCGCCCGTCACCTCCGTCAAGGACGAGCCGGCCGACTACACGAAGGCGATGACCGATTTCGCCTCGGCCTATGCCGAAGTGGCCGCCGAGAACATGGCCGCCTTCGCCGAAGTCGCCAAGAAGGTCCAGATGGACACCGTCGAGATCATGATGGCCGCGGGCAAGGAAGCCCAGGAAGACGCGACCGCCGCCGTCAAGAAGGCGACTGCCGAGACGACCGCCGCGACCAAGAAGGCCGCCGCGAAATAA
- a CDS encoding peroxidase family protein, which translates to MSKAMEPAHHGMMTGVTMAMHAACDGVEQGTQSLGRPHEGSAERSFGRLFDRQAAQPDAADLRALAQRMAEGPDDPKDGPADAGTAFFGQFIDHDLTLDATTRLGVASGNVAEIENFRTPRLDLDSVYGAGPEVDPWLYGQEDEPLALAFGRGWSAGTKGNPLDLQRNCNDRALIGDPRNDENLFISQLHGRQFVARHNELLAQQAGDDAHRFEAARAALRREYQTRVIEEFLPAVVAEDVLRPLVDGARAGAMPGPIDWDSAPDMPIEFAAAAFRFGHSMIRQSYALNDAFPEEEIFSPVNAGFAPVSRAHNLEMGRFFGAGAQRSRPINTKIVADLIALPPTVVPDTPNLAERNMIRGQHTFCLPTGEALAEACGWTPLDAHPDIADLGLTGQTPLWFYILWEAECVGGKLGQLGGTLVAGTILNLMLRDPESILNAQAEMAVA; encoded by the coding sequence ATGAGCAAGGCAATGGAACCGGCCCATCACGGCATGATGACGGGCGTCACGATGGCGATGCACGCGGCCTGCGACGGGGTCGAGCAGGGCACCCAGAGCCTGGGCCGCCCGCATGAGGGATCGGCGGAGCGCAGCTTCGGACGGCTCTTCGATCGGCAGGCGGCGCAGCCAGACGCCGCCGATCTGCGCGCGCTGGCGCAGCGGATGGCCGAGGGCCCCGACGATCCGAAGGACGGCCCGGCCGATGCCGGCACGGCCTTCTTCGGCCAGTTCATCGACCACGACCTGACGCTGGACGCCACGACGCGGTTGGGCGTCGCCTCGGGCAATGTCGCGGAGATCGAGAACTTCCGCACCCCGCGCCTGGATCTCGACAGCGTCTACGGCGCGGGGCCCGAGGTCGATCCCTGGCTCTACGGCCAGGAGGACGAGCCGCTGGCCTTGGCCTTCGGGCGCGGCTGGTCGGCGGGCACCAAGGGCAATCCGCTCGACCTGCAGCGCAACTGCAACGACCGCGCCCTGATCGGCGATCCGCGCAACGACGAGAACCTGTTCATCAGCCAGCTGCACGGCCGCCAGTTCGTGGCGCGCCACAACGAGCTTCTGGCACAGCAGGCCGGCGATGACGCGCACCGGTTCGAGGCCGCCCGCGCGGCGCTCCGGCGCGAGTACCAGACCCGCGTGATCGAGGAGTTCCTGCCCGCCGTCGTGGCCGAGGACGTGCTGCGCCCGCTGGTCGACGGCGCGCGGGCCGGGGCGATGCCCGGGCCGATCGACTGGGACAGCGCGCCGGACATGCCGATCGAATTCGCCGCCGCGGCGTTCCGGTTCGGCCATTCGATGATCCGGCAGAGCTATGCGCTCAACGACGCCTTCCCGGAGGAGGAGATCTTCTCGCCGGTCAACGCGGGCTTCGCGCCGGTGTCGCGGGCGCACAACCTCGAGATGGGTCGGTTCTTCGGGGCCGGCGCGCAGAGGTCGCGGCCGATCAACACCAAGATCGTCGCCGACCTGATCGCGCTGCCGCCGACGGTCGTGCCCGACACCCCGAACCTGGCCGAGCGCAACATGATCCGCGGGCAGCACACCTTCTGCCTGCCCACCGGCGAGGCGCTGGCCGAGGCCTGCGGCTGGACCCCGCTCGACGCGCATCCCGACATCGCCGATCTGGGGCTGACCGGGCAGACGCCCCTGTGGTTCTACATCCTGTGGGAAGCGGAATGCGTGGGCGGCAAGCTGGGCCAGCTGGGCGGCACGCTGGTCGCGGGCACCATCCTGAACCTGATGCTGCGGGACCCGGAATCGATCCTGAACGCGCAGGCGGAGATGGCCGTCGCCTGA
- the phaC gene encoding class I poly(R)-hydroxyalkanoic acid synthase → MSDKDDAKTGERDTTDAGPEALSRLNANLAKIDELSKRLVAALANKRRADPGLQGPGPELYAKAMAAYWTEMANNPGKLIERQVGYWGEALKHAVEAQSALTQGKTVAPEDPQPKDRRFASPIWQEHPYYNFLKQQYQISASAIRDTVKELGGLDPRDKQRVEFFSQQIVDLFAPTNFLATNPEAMARAVETEGDSLVKGLENLVRDIEANKGDLLVTLSDPDAFELGGNIAATEGSVVFRNRMFELIQYKPTTEKVHARPIVLFPPWINKFYVLDLKPQNSFVKWVVDQGYTLFVVSWVNPDASYADVGLKDYIEDGYLTAIDVAKEITGEDRVNAIGYCIAGTTLSIVLALMARRKDTSIETATFFTTLADFSDPGEMGVFLDKDFVDGIEREAAVKGYLDRFFMGRTFSYLRSNDLVYGPAIKSYMLGEAPPAFDLLYWNGDGTNLPGPMVTEYLRKLCIANELCEGGFDIMGERGLKLSDIETPLCAIACETDHIAQWKGAWSTVRQMGSEDKTFILSESGHIAGIVNPPSKKKYGHYTNDGHVDFDTAEAWLEAATKYEGSWWPRWEKWLRPHSGKKVPAREPGTATHPVLEAAPGTYVLPKDSAA, encoded by the coding sequence ATGAGCGATAAAGACGACGCGAAGACCGGTGAGCGTGACACGACGGATGCAGGCCCGGAAGCGCTGTCCCGGCTGAACGCGAATCTCGCGAAGATCGACGAGCTGTCGAAGCGCCTCGTTGCTGCACTTGCAAACAAGCGCCGTGCCGATCCGGGCCTCCAGGGGCCGGGGCCGGAGCTCTATGCAAAGGCGATGGCGGCCTACTGGACCGAGATGGCCAACAATCCCGGGAAGCTGATCGAACGGCAGGTCGGCTATTGGGGCGAGGCGCTGAAACACGCGGTCGAGGCGCAATCCGCGCTAACGCAGGGCAAGACCGTCGCGCCCGAGGATCCGCAGCCCAAGGACCGCCGCTTCGCCAGCCCGATCTGGCAGGAGCACCCCTATTACAATTTTCTCAAGCAGCAGTACCAGATCAGCGCCTCGGCGATCCGCGACACGGTGAAGGAGCTGGGCGGGCTGGATCCGCGCGACAAGCAGCGGGTCGAGTTCTTCAGCCAGCAGATCGTCGATCTGTTCGCGCCCACGAACTTCCTGGCCACCAATCCCGAGGCGATGGCCCGCGCCGTCGAGACCGAGGGCGACAGCCTGGTGAAGGGACTGGAAAACCTCGTCCGCGATATTGAGGCGAACAAGGGCGACCTTCTGGTCACGCTGTCGGATCCGGACGCCTTCGAACTGGGCGGCAATATCGCGGCGACCGAGGGCTCGGTCGTGTTCCGCAACCGCATGTTCGAGCTGATCCAGTACAAGCCCACGACCGAGAAGGTGCATGCCCGACCGATCGTCCTGTTCCCGCCCTGGATCAACAAGTTCTACGTGCTGGACCTGAAGCCGCAGAACAGCTTCGTGAAATGGGTCGTGGACCAGGGCTACACGCTGTTCGTCGTCAGCTGGGTGAACCCGGATGCGAGCTACGCCGATGTTGGTCTCAAGGACTATATCGAGGACGGCTACCTGACCGCGATCGACGTCGCGAAGGAGATCACCGGCGAGGACCGCGTCAACGCCATCGGCTATTGCATTGCGGGCACCACGCTCTCGATCGTGCTGGCGTTGATGGCGCGTCGCAAGGACACGTCGATCGAGACGGCGACCTTCTTCACCACGCTGGCCGATTTCAGCGACCCGGGCGAGATGGGTGTCTTCCTCGACAAGGATTTCGTCGACGGGATCGAGCGCGAGGCGGCGGTGAAGGGCTATCTCGACCGGTTCTTCATGGGGCGGACCTTCAGCTATCTGCGCTCCAACGACCTGGTCTACGGGCCGGCGATCAAATCCTACATGCTGGGCGAGGCGCCCCCGGCTTTCGACCTGCTCTATTGGAACGGCGACGGCACGAACCTGCCCGGGCCGATGGTGACGGAATACCTGCGCAAGCTCTGCATCGCCAACGAGCTCTGCGAGGGCGGGTTCGACATCATGGGCGAGCGCGGCCTGAAGCTTTCGGATATCGAGACGCCGCTCTGCGCGATCGCCTGCGAGACCGACCATATCGCCCAGTGGAAGGGCGCGTGGTCCACCGTCCGGCAGATGGGATCGGAGGACAAGACCTTCATCCTGTCCGAGTCGGGCCATATCGCCGGGATCGTGAACCCGCCCTCGAAGAAGAAATACGGCCATTACACCAATGACGGCCATGTCGATTTCGACACGGCCGAGGCCTGGCTGGAGGCGGCGACGAAATACGAGGGCTCCTGGTGGCCGCGCTGGGAGAAATGGCTGCGCCCGCATTCCGGCAAGAAGGTCCCTGCCCGCGAGCCGGGCACCGCGACGCATCCCGTCCTCGAAGCGGCACCGGGGACTTACGTATTGCCGAAGGACTCGGCCGCCTGA
- the phaZ gene encoding polyhydroxyalkanoate depolymerase produces MRYMVAYDLMEAARNTNAWLGATARTMAGYPAFSLIPNPAISMMAAWGEVTERSFDRMIVKPDWNILPIADENGRDMIVTPETVVEKPFGDLVRFNVQGRPPQARRILLVAPMSGHYATLLRSTVVSLLPDADVFVTDWHNARDIPVSAGKFDIEDYTLYLTDFMRKLGPDLNVIAICQPAPLTLAATALLAEQEPEAQPRTLTLIGGPIDPDAAATDVTDFGRRVTMGQLEQSMIQRVGFKYEGAGRMVYPGLLQLASFVSMNAETHSRAFWSQMLRVAEGTASDHDKHNKFYDEYLAVMDMTAEFYLSTVERIFKGLEIAKNEFVVDGHQVDFGKITNVAVKTVEGGKDDISAPGQCVAALALLTGLPDEKKASYIEPEAGHYGIFAGGSWRRNIRPLVLDFIDANSEGPKPRRKTRKTPTPVHLAQPDETGHLPV; encoded by the coding sequence ATGCGCTACATGGTCGCCTATGACCTCATGGAAGCCGCCCGGAACACCAATGCCTGGCTGGGGGCGACCGCCCGCACCATGGCGGGATACCCGGCCTTTTCGCTGATCCCGAACCCCGCCATCTCGATGATGGCGGCCTGGGGCGAGGTGACCGAGCGCAGCTTCGACCGGATGATCGTCAAGCCCGACTGGAACATCCTGCCCATCGCCGACGAGAACGGGCGCGACATGATCGTCACCCCCGAGACCGTCGTCGAGAAGCCCTTCGGCGACCTCGTCCGCTTCAACGTGCAGGGCCGGCCGCCGCAGGCCCGCCGCATCCTGCTGGTGGCGCCGATGTCGGGGCATTACGCGACGCTTCTGCGCTCCACCGTGGTCTCGCTGCTGCCCGATGCCGACGTCTTCGTGACCGATTGGCACAATGCGCGCGACATTCCGGTCAGCGCCGGCAAGTTCGATATCGAGGATTACACGCTCTACCTGACCGATTTCATGCGCAAGCTCGGTCCCGACCTGAACGTCATCGCCATCTGCCAGCCCGCGCCGCTCACCCTTGCCGCCACCGCGCTGCTGGCCGAGCAGGAGCCCGAGGCGCAGCCGCGCACGCTGACGCTGATCGGCGGGCCGATCGACCCCGACGCCGCCGCCACCGACGTGACCGATTTCGGACGCCGTGTGACGATGGGCCAGCTCGAGCAGTCGATGATCCAGCGCGTGGGCTTCAAATACGAGGGCGCCGGCCGGATGGTCTATCCGGGCCTGCTGCAGCTCGCGTCCTTCGTGTCGATGAACGCCGAGACCCACAGCCGCGCCTTCTGGAGCCAGATGCTCCGCGTGGCCGAGGGCACGGCCTCCGACCACGACAAGCACAACAAGTTCTACGACGAATACCTCGCCGTGATGGACATGACCGCCGAGTTCTACCTCTCGACGGTCGAGCGGATCTTCAAGGGACTCGAGATCGCGAAGAACGAGTTCGTCGTCGACGGCCACCAAGTCGATTTCGGCAAGATCACCAACGTCGCCGTGAAGACGGTCGAAGGCGGCAAGGACGACATCTCGGCGCCCGGCCAATGCGTTGCCGCGCTGGCACTGCTGACCGGCCTGCCCGACGAGAAGAAGGCGAGCTATATCGAGCCGGAGGCCGGCCATTACGGCATCTTCGCCGGCGGCTCGTGGCGGCGCAACATCCGCCCGCTGGTGCTCGACTTCATCGACGCGAACAGCGAAGGGCCCAAGCCGCGCCGCAAGACGCGCAAGACGCCCACGCCCGTGCATCTCGCGCAGCCGGACGAGACCGGCCACCTGCCTGTCTGA